From Acidobacteriota bacterium, a single genomic window includes:
- a CDS encoding ATP-binding protein: MATQLQKPVIGKHLIETLTMGMYTDPLFVYREYIQNSADQIDVAVKQKILVSRDKGRIEIIIDPKIRQIRIEDNATGIRKADVPSFLGDVAKSRKDPTTQKGFRGIGRLGGLGYCKRLIFETSFKGESTKSIIAMDAERLRTIISDVSETADAATVISLITTIQIEVDSEDSHYFQVRMEDVIDGERLDPLLNENQVVDYLAMVAPVPFRSDFKYIDRIHSYFEQKGLPFEEYDVQLTLNRRPILKAYSNEILARDGRPIGKIIDVDFFAVTDQEDQLLAVGWYGLTNLLNKAIPGNNLFGGIRLKKNNITIGDESTLKEFFEADRFNLHFVGEIHVTGTDFVPNARRDNFNESDSLSLLRSKIKVEFTKLVKLARFSSEVWSRYREITSFWEEERSYAVFRTKEPVSAASVKARKQKLERSLRKAKTAKERLEVLERKNKDNLNARSIFQTIISDANLRLEDSNSGLMPTMAEFKLDKALSRLDPPVRVAVISIFRLLDRELWVWETERIERLKLKIVEDLLTSN, from the coding sequence ATGGCAACACAACTTCAAAAGCCGGTAATCGGCAAGCATTTGATCGAAACCCTAACCATGGGAATGTATACCGATCCATTGTTTGTTTACCGCGAGTATATTCAGAATTCAGCAGATCAAATAGATGTCGCCGTCAAGCAAAAGATTCTTGTCAGCCGGGACAAGGGACGGATCGAGATAATTATTGATCCGAAAATTCGACAAATCAGAATTGAAGATAATGCTACTGGAATTAGAAAGGCAGATGTCCCATCGTTTTTGGGCGATGTCGCGAAGTCGAGGAAGGACCCAACGACGCAAAAAGGATTCAGAGGTATCGGCCGATTAGGCGGACTTGGTTATTGTAAGAGACTTATTTTCGAAACTTCGTTCAAGGGAGAATCGACAAAAAGCATCATCGCAATGGATGCGGAACGACTGCGCACCATTATTAGCGATGTTTCCGAGACCGCCGACGCGGCAACTGTAATTAGTCTCATTACCACGATTCAAATCGAGGTCGATAGCGAAGATTCTCATTATTTCCAAGTACGAATGGAGGATGTGATCGATGGTGAACGTCTAGACCCGCTCTTAAACGAAAATCAAGTTGTTGATTATTTGGCCATGGTAGCCCCTGTTCCATTCCGGTCTGACTTTAAGTATATAGATCGAATCCACTCGTATTTTGAACAAAAAGGTCTTCCATTTGAAGAATACGACGTTCAATTGACGCTCAATCGCAGGCCAATACTGAAGGCTTACTCGAATGAAATTCTAGCACGAGACGGCAGGCCAATCGGCAAAATCATTGATGTCGATTTTTTCGCCGTAACGGATCAGGAAGATCAACTCTTGGCCGTTGGTTGGTATGGCCTGACAAATCTCCTAAACAAGGCAATTCCCGGCAATAATTTATTTGGAGGCATTAGGTTAAAGAAAAACAATATTACGATCGGTGATGAAAGTACATTGAAGGAATTTTTTGAGGCTGATCGCTTCAATCTTCATTTTGTCGGAGAGATACACGTCACAGGTACGGATTTCGTGCCAAACGCCAGACGGGACAATTTTAATGAAAGCGATTCTTTAAGTCTTCTCAGGTCTAAGATAAAAGTTGAATTTACGAAACTTGTTAAACTCGCCAGATTTTCTTCAGAGGTTTGGAGTAGGTATCGTGAAATAACGAGCTTCTGGGAAGAGGAAAGGAGTTATGCTGTTTTCCGAACAAAAGAACCTGTTTCCGCGGCATCCGTAAAAGCAAGAAAACAAAAGCTCGAGAGGTCGTTGCGAAAAGCAAAAACGGCAAAGGAACGACTCGAAGTTCTTGAACGTAAGAACAAGGACAATTTAAACGCTCGTTCGATATTCCAAACGATCATAAGCGATGCCAATTTAAGACTTGAAGACTCGAACTCTGGTCTAATGCCGACCATGGCCGAGTTCAAACTGGACAAGGCATTGAGTCGGCTGGATCCCCCAGTTCGGGTAGCTGTGATATCCATTTTTAGATTACTGGATAGAGAATTATGGGTTTGGGAAACGGAAAGGATAGAGCGTCTTAAGCTGAAAATTGTTGAAGATCTACTTACTTCGAACTGA
- a CDS encoding AAA family ATPase, whose protein sequence is MKVSIYNFKSIKELNSFQIKPLTIIAGVNNSGKSSLFQFLLLIKQTIGFASTAIPLSDKGEYSVARLQDLVFGRVQEAEMGISFSIRVDEFSDPKVFADFGVSSSPNAEWAIDLRYKFEGEQPSITLFKIVLEDPKVKANKPFLQIIRTQTGYTAESNVEHFGKGLRAIPGEPHKLSNIRFESIFPLQYELAATADDDDEITKSFNLSSFQEFFRSFFARLYYIGPLRARPKASYVIEKDHTSVGVNGEYSAQILQARASDVISFYKFLANTDKDEPYELVKNTLLYGVKYWMCDEFGIAKDVYAKKAADVYQIFFVNELDLEITIDQVGFGVSQVLPLVIEGLRMPDNGVLMIEEPESHLHPKLQSKLFDFLYSLVKQGKTIMIETHSNHLVERMRRRVAESKSDLILERIGLSFVTSKSGKAEFELITLDRFGVTEFFPEDFIELSNGELAAIVEAQMKKRLAELNNE, encoded by the coding sequence ATGAAAGTATCCATTTACAATTTTAAGTCGATTAAGGAACTTAATAGTTTTCAGATCAAGCCACTTACGATAATAGCTGGCGTTAATAATTCCGGAAAATCTTCGTTGTTTCAGTTTCTACTTTTGATCAAACAGACGATCGGATTTGCCTCGACTGCAATTCCACTTTCTGATAAGGGAGAGTATTCCGTTGCCCGTCTTCAAGATTTGGTGTTTGGCCGGGTGCAGGAGGCCGAGATGGGCATTTCCTTTTCAATCAGAGTAGACGAATTTTCTGATCCAAAAGTTTTTGCTGATTTCGGCGTTTCATCGTCACCGAATGCTGAATGGGCGATTGATCTTCGCTATAAATTTGAAGGTGAGCAGCCTTCGATCACGCTATTCAAAATCGTTCTTGAAGACCCTAAGGTAAAAGCAAATAAGCCCTTTCTGCAGATCATACGAACACAAACCGGTTACACTGCGGAGTCGAACGTTGAACATTTCGGAAAAGGATTGCGCGCGATTCCTGGCGAGCCACATAAACTGTCAAATATTCGGTTCGAATCGATTTTTCCATTACAATATGAATTGGCGGCGACCGCTGACGACGATGACGAAATTACGAAGAGTTTCAATCTTTCATCATTCCAAGAGTTTTTTAGGTCGTTTTTCGCGAGATTATATTACATAGGTCCACTCCGTGCCCGTCCGAAAGCGTCTTACGTTATTGAAAAAGATCACACAAGTGTAGGTGTCAATGGCGAATATAGTGCGCAAATTCTGCAGGCGAGAGCGAGCGATGTCATCAGCTTCTATAAGTTTTTGGCCAACACCGATAAAGACGAGCCCTATGAACTGGTTAAAAATACACTTCTTTATGGAGTGAAGTATTGGATGTGTGATGAATTTGGAATAGCAAAGGACGTCTATGCTAAGAAAGCCGCAGATGTTTACCAAATCTTCTTTGTCAATGAACTCGATCTCGAGATTACGATTGACCAGGTTGGCTTTGGTGTTAGCCAAGTATTGCCTCTGGTAATCGAGGGATTACGTATGCCTGATAACGGGGTTCTAATGATTGAAGAACCTGAAAGTCATTTACATCCGAAGCTTCAGAGTAAGTTGTTTGATTTTCTTTATTCGTTAGTTAAACAAGGTAAGACGATCATGATCGAGACCCATAGTAATCATCTTGTTGAACGAATGCGCCGGCGGGTTGCTGAAAGTAAATCGGACCTAATACTTGAAAGGATCGGGCTGAGCTTTGTTACTTCAAAATCTGGCAAAGCTGAATTCGAGTTAATCACCCTTGACAGATTTGGAGTAACTGAGTTTTTCCCGGAAGATTTCATCGAGCTTTCGAATGGCGAATTAGCTGCGATTGTTGAAGCTCAGATGAAAAAACGGTTGGCTGAATTGAACAATGAATAG
- a CDS encoding winged helix-turn-helix domain-containing protein, whose translation MPVPTYDQFIDPLLRVLCAYPQGIRASDAFELAADRKGLSAADRQQILPSGLQHIYKNRIGWAHDRLKRAGYSSSPRKGFWQMTKLEETISVLIEDGMNPEIPAIGFGDGPRLPSQEGITQERCSTPAYRQTHSGPPHSLGNPPVTRVEVCATTKTECHTGTGWKLPKTCREIRWVVK comes from the coding sequence ATGCCCGTTCCCACATATGATCAGTTCATCGATCCGCTTCTCAGAGTACTGTGTGCATATCCGCAGGGAATCAGAGCGTCCGACGCGTTTGAACTCGCCGCTGATCGTAAAGGATTGAGCGCCGCCGACCGCCAACAAATTCTTCCAAGCGGATTGCAGCACATTTACAAAAACCGTATCGGCTGGGCGCATGACCGTTTGAAACGCGCCGGCTATTCATCGAGCCCGCGCAAAGGGTTTTGGCAGATGACTAAGCTGGAAGAAACGATTTCAGTTCTTATCGAGGACGGGATGAACCCTGAAATCCCGGCAATCGGTTTCGGGGACGGGCCAAGGTTACCGTCGCAAGAGGGGATTACTCAAGAGCGATGCTCGACACCAGCATATCGGCAAACCCACTCCGGTCCGCCGCACTCACTGGGAAATCCACCCGTCACGCGTGTTGAGGTCTGCGCCACCACAAAAACCGAATGCCACACCGGCACAGGCTGGAAACTCCCGAAGACATGCCGTGAAATAAGATGGGTAGTTAAATAG